In Synchiropus splendidus isolate RoL2022-P1 chromosome 15, RoL_Sspl_1.0, whole genome shotgun sequence, the genomic stretch CCGTCAGGCTCGGGCAGGTACCCGTCATCTCTGCGGCTGGGCTCCGTCCTCCCACCCGCGGGCTTTTCTCCGCCCGCAGCCGCCCGCAGTCACTTCAGCCCGGCGTATCAGATCGGGCAGAGCGCCGGGTGCCTCTACCCGCCGTACAGCGGCTCAGGCCCGGCTCTGAGCGGCATGAGCATCCCAGCGGCGGGGCCCGGGATGAGGGCCCAGGTCTACCTGTGCAACCGGCCTCTGTGGCTGAAGTTCCACCGACACCAAACGGAGATGATCATCACCAAACAGGGCAGGTAAGTCGACCTTCTCAAAGTGTATTTTAATAACAATTCATCATTGGAGTTATTCAGTCTAATCTGCCGGGTTATTTGATCTCGCAGACGCATGTTCCCGTTCCTCAGCTTCAACATCGCCGGCCTCAACCTCACCTCCCAATACAACGTGTTTGTGGAGGTGGTTCTGGCCGATCCGAACCACTGGAGGTTCCAGGGTGGCAAGTGGGTCACCTGCGGGAAGGCGGATAACAACAGCCAAGGTAGTGCGGAAACCAATTTCCTCCTTTCGCTCGCCACTcttgctatttttttttgctataaGTTGGATGCGATCTTTTCCAGGGAACAAGATTTACATCCACCCCGAATCTCCGAACACGGGGGCCCACTGGATGAGACAGGAAATCTCCTTCAGCAAACtgaaactgacaaacaacaagggGACCAACCCAAGTACCTCACAGGTCAGTTCTTTATTGATGTTCAGTTTAAAGTTATTCAAAATTTGAGTTGTACATTTGTGCTTTTAGTtgtctgacaaaataaaataaaataaaatgcattgacTTGACTATTTTAGATAATAACTCAAATTTATTGGAAGACACACTCAGATCTACTCAGTTGCTTAACTTGTTAAGTCAGAATTGATTATATACGTGTAACATaacatttcctttttattgACTCAATGATTTTAAGTGTAAAAGTGTAAATCTAATTCATAGTCCATGAATTTAATATTGAAGTTCTTCTGTGCATCTACAGTGACAGAGcaacaataatgaaataaaaataaataaaattaaaaaaaaatcaaattattagTGGTACATACTGAGCCGATGTGTCTTTTGAGAGTCAAACTCACAGATACCTTTGCTAGTCATCCAATAACATGAGCTGGCTAATGGCGAGGTGTATAAGCAGtagaaataacaataaaaactcTTAATATAACCCTTGAACTCTTAAATAACTAGCCTTACAGAACATACATTATTTTACTTATTCACTGTCTGATTTACTCAAACTGGGAAAATGATGTGACCAAATGACAACACACCCTGAAGTGTcatggttttcatttttgtctgcaGATGATCGTCCTGCAGTCGCTGCACAAGTACCAGCCGAGGTTGCACATTGTGGAGGTGACGGACGACGGCCTGGACAGCGTTGCCAGTGAAACCAAAACTCAGAGTTTCACCTTCCCTGAAACCCAGTTCATCGCTGTCACAGCCTACCAGAACACTGATGTAAGGAAGCGCTTGTCTCAGCAGGTCTTCTGATGTCAGCCTTTCGTGGGAAAATACAGTAGTGGTTTACTTGATCATCCTGAtgatcaaaaacacacaaatgaaacGATGAAATCGGGACATTTGTTGCAAACTTAATGAAATGGAGAAACTGCAAGAGACCAAAAAGAAGGTTGTGGTGCTGAAGGAATTGGCTTGAGCTATGAATTTTAATTGTGATCCCAAATACAAATTGATttaaatttgtttcatttttaatgttttctttggcctacatcataaataaatagcaAATGTATGTTTCCCATTCGCATCactcaacattattattattattattgttgttgttgttgttattattattattcacaagTCTGAACcaacacaaaaataaagcagGCTAAATGTAGTGGAAGATACATTTATTCTAAATGATAGTAAATACTTACTGCAGCAAGatgctgataaataaataatcatgttctttgtgtgtttcagatTACACAGCTCAAAATTGACCACAACCCGTTCGCCAAAGGATTCCGAGACAATTATGACTCGTGAGTATTTCCCACCTGCTCCCGGCGATGAGTCAAAGGCATGTGACTCAAGATTCCATTTGTTGCAGGATGTACACAGCGCCAGAGAGCGACCGCCTCACGCCGTCTCCCACCGACTCCCCCCGCGCCCACCAGATTGTCCCCGGGGCCCGCTACGCGATGCAGCCCCTTTTCCAGGACCAGT encodes the following:
- the eomesb gene encoding eomesodermin homolog b, encoding MLGGEGEVFSSAKDAADERSKSPVLGAEDPAAAGGGRFTEPADRFYAPHKQSPETTNPCSFVPYTPSYSPSGSGRYPSSLRLGSVLPPAGFSPPAAARSHFSPAYQIGQSAGCLYPPYSGSGPALSGMSIPAAGPGMRAQVYLCNRPLWLKFHRHQTEMIITKQGRRMFPFLSFNIAGLNLTSQYNVFVEVVLADPNHWRFQGGKWVTCGKADNNSQGNKIYIHPESPNTGAHWMRQEISFSKLKLTNNKGTNPSTSQMIVLQSLHKYQPRLHIVEVTDDGLDSVASETKTQSFTFPETQFIAVTAYQNTDITQLKIDHNPFAKGFRDNYDSMYTAPESDRLTPSPTDSPRAHQIVPGARYAMQPLFQDQFVNNLPQSRFYNSERAVPQTNGLLSPQTEESQRWLVTMQQGAGGAGSKLDLMPYEGDYSSSLLPYGIKSLSMQTSHALSYYPDTSFSSMSAGWGSRAAAAYQRKVTPSLPWSPRPSPTAAFPEDKLKTQMEEDVSSGGGVLSNWSDLQSTAQPLDKPDSYGAACKRRRLSLNTSEDSLVDIKREDLASSSYSKEPSTSKGMVTYYPFYTNH